In Montipora foliosa isolate CH-2021 chromosome 9, ASM3666993v2, whole genome shotgun sequence, the DNA window gattaaaaagcttccttagcaaccattgtctttatgtagttaagtgccaccgcGGCTCTTAAAATCGTGGAAAGCATAAAGTGTATTAAGATATTATTCAACAACATTTTCAAATAATGACACATGCTCCAGAAAAAGGATACTGTCTCtttgaagaatttaaatttgaaTGAGGTTGAAAGCTTCCTTTATTCATTCTATAATGGCTCTCTTTGCAGCTAAGTCATGCCAAATGTATCCAGCTCCTGTAAATGGAGCTTTAGCTTGCAACGCGTTTGGAGTCAGCGATCGATTCTGTCAAGTGAGTTGTAATGACCAATATGACTTCGCCTTTCCACCTGCCATCACATATGTATGTGCTAACGGAATATGGACAGTTTTTGGCCCTGTAGGTACACCACCACCATGGCCGGATTGCTCTGGTGAGTAATTCTCGTATAACCATTactttctttcgcttatttcaTTAACCTATACAAAATCCGTCTTATCTGTCGCCTTTCCTTTCAAAAGTTCAAAAAGAATTATTAAGGATGCGTTAGATAAGATGTGCTTAAGgtaaaggtccttattttaAGAGGGTAACACGTGACGGTGAACTAGAGTTACTCTGAAGGGTGGGGGGTTGAGTTGCAATGTCGTATCGGAATAAAATTGTTTTACGTGCGAAAGGAGAATTTCTGTCTCTGAGCCCGTTACGAGTTAGAAGGAGATTTTTCACATTAAATGTTTGCCTCAAAGTAATACAAAAATATACTGTAACAACAATATATGGGCAGACGTTTACCAATAACATACTAAAGGCGTTTGTCTGTCTTAGTCCGCTACACACCCGGCAAAGCTCGTATGGCTTTTATCCCGCAGTTCTTCTACTACTCCGGTGACTGCAACTCACAAGAAGCACAGGATCAAATCAAACTTAACTTCATCACTTTACTGAACGCTCAATTTGTCCCAGCATCTCTTTGCAAAAATCATCCCATGGAGTGTCACGTTGGAAACGTTAATGTTTACTGTGGCTCTACTAACGCGGCTAAACGGCGCCGTCGTAGCGTCGTCCGCGAGGTTTATGTTAAAGTTGATATCGTAGCACAACAGCAATCAGGCAGTGTTTCTCAGACCGTGTCACAACTGGAACAGATTCTGGACAATAATGCCAAACCTCTAATGGATCAACAAGCAAAGTCCTTCGATTGGAGGTCACTTCGTTCGTCAACTGATCTTGAATATCAAAGGTACTCGCTGAGCGATGCTGAGGCGTACTGCTCTGAATCCGGTGCAGTAGTTGGAAAGTGCGACTCACTGGAATCCGGTTGCGATGGTTTAACCAAACCTCACACCCTGTGCCAGTGCAATAAGGATTCTGGACAGATAGAAAAATGTAGTAAGTTTTCTTGGTCGGTGAAAATTCCATTTCATAGTGCTTTGAAAGGAACATTgctgtcattatcatcatcatcatcatcaatattatcattattattattgttattattattattttcattattgaAATGGCGGACAGAGGTCACCTAGTTACCAAAATCTTCATTTTTTCGGTCTCTTCCTCGCTCCAGATGAAGGAAAacagagagaccctgggaacaaagTTGATTGCTAATACCCCACGCGAACTTATCTTTTGACCGATTTCTAGGTTTGGAGTGAGTATTTACAGGAACAACAAACCAACGTCAATTCTGCAAATGTTGAGACTGTTGGCAGTCAGTCAGTGGTTGATATCTTGAAGTTGAGCCACACATACGCTTCAGTTTGATTTATTAACCTGTTTCAGCATCACGCTTTACCCCTTAAATTTAGTAATACATATATGTTGTTTTCTGGTAGTCCGCTGCCCAAAAGGATCGTACTATGACTCCTTGCAAGAAAAATGTATCCGATGTTCACCAGGAAGCTATCAGAATCAGGAAGGAAGATTTGAATGTCTTCAGTGCCCAGAGGGAACATGGACCATTGGCAACGATACCAAGAATTTTACTTCTTGTATAGGTACGAAATTATCCTTTTTATGTCACTGCAATTTTTGTCGTGATTTAAGCATTTTTGCACAGTTTTAAAGCATTTCAGACAGATTTGGTGGTAAAACAACCCCCGTTTCCTCCCATACTTCAATAACTAGCATCTGGTGCTATTCAGTGATAAATATGATGATTTTAGCATAGCATAGGATAGGATAATGTAGGAACTGGTGTCAAAACTCTATTTTACTGCGATAAAGGGTATCAGACATCAGCAACAGAAATCAAAATACAAACTATAGATATTACAAAACTACTATGGCGaaggaatgaaggggtagtttctaaagaaactgtggtgctgcgtcggtggggaagtagtatacaaaaatttggttttatcaacggagttgataatgtaaattggccaccgtacagagattctaaaagctgacgtttcgagcgttagcccttcgtcagagcgaatcctctgacgaagggctaacgctcgaaacgtcagctttcagaatctctgtacggtggccaatttacattatcaactccgttgataaaaccaaatttttgtatactgtgGCGAAGGCTACATTACACTGAATGAAGGAAGCTAATTAAGAGCTATTCCAATACTATGATACTAAAATTGATATATGCTTTACGTGAATGCTGTGTGTGAGTTAAAGCAAACGCTCGACTGAAAAAGGCACCCCTAAAATCTTTTATTATCCGGGGGAAAGCAAGAAATCCGTTCGTTTGACATGAACAAGAGTCCAACATGTATTTGTAGCGTTACGCTATGGGAATaattctcgtaagcggacagctctactaACGGATGCTTTTTCGGATTCCCGATGGTGTACGCTTACGAGAGAGTTGACTGGAGTGGAGTAAACTGTTTAGCGTGTACTATCAAGTTATAGTTGCACTCGGAAAGTTGCTAAGCAGGAAAGAAGCATGCGTCGCACTAGGCCATAGCCGAGTGGAATCTATCTTCTttagtgcttagcaaacctctcAAGTGCAACTATAACTTGATAGTACACGTTGAACCGcttaatatttgttttataacataaccaAGACATCTTGTGACAATTTTTCCGCTCCAAAATTGACCAGCTGCTCCCAAATCAGTCacggtggcttcatagctcagttgcaCCGGTataatttaagaaaaaattagTGGGTTATGTGAACAATGGAAATGTCCTAGACGTTACCGAAAGGAAAGCTTGAGAGAAAATTGAACACATTACAGTATAAATCTGACATATATATGAAGTGTTGAAAGAAGTATGTTAACATTCTTGGATCATCACGGTGAAGATGTGAGTCTTATTTAAGAAGTaccgaaaggaaagcctgaaaatttgaGACTTAAACTGAATGGGATTTGAATCCATGACCTCAGCAATAAACGTATAATAGGCTTTCAGTTGTTCAAAGGTCGGATAACGTTATCCAGAGGATAAGaaccgtttcaaacgtcgaactttacatgtgccgaatctaatgcaaatgagagaaatctattgttttcgctcatttccattagattcggcacgtgtaaagttcgacgtttgaaacgggccttattcttctttggatttcaaatctattttaacttaacactaagcgaccaaagttttaagcattagttaaaaaaaagaaacctgtttattctaactgaaattttcctttttaatggtccgccattactaacttgaagattttgagaaagctgaatcaaggagaaaatgacgtcaaagactcaccagtttaagaatgcaatgtgtgtgtacgccgcagaattaaggctggtttccatatgatcgcagacgatcgcgaatcgcagatcgcagacgatcgctaAGAGAGaggtttccatataatcgcagcacgggagtttcgggcttcaggaagtgattttttttttattacaaggGCACTTTAAAAGTTTTGTTTGAGGACGTGAATGGTCTTAGCTGCAATAGCACGCTACCGCaatgttctctttctctctctttctcgCTCTTTGAAAAATGACCCATATTACTCTTTTTCTGTAGTCAGTGCGCTGAAGTATTAAGAAATTGGatcaaaaaaaatcctttttttaacCTTCGACCGTGATCTttgaggccccgtccacacgtatccggatatttttgaatccgcaactttttctttccagattcaaaaatatttccagccacgcgtagcgtattcaaatcgaatttgccagTCCACACTTATCCGAAACGTATCCAAATTAACTCTAGTACTCAGAATCTTCAAGGAAATagaggtaacagagcatgcgccatgaagccctcggcagccatcttgagaattgatttcacggtaagAAACTTGGTTCGATCTTGATACGTCAACCGCGGAtaaaaaaatatccggatatggtgtccacacggttccggattcataTCGGACTCAAAAACATCCCTTCTGGGGAGCGTATTTTAAAAGTTCCGAAGTCGCCAGTGAATTcgctggatacgtgtggacggaaggcgtatccggaaagaaaaagttgcggattcaagaATATCCTTATACGTGTGGACCGGGCTTGAAACGTGCTCTTTGTTTATATTCTAATAATTCCAGAACCGCAATTAATCCTGGCACAAAAAAACAGCCTGTCCTTTGGGAAAACGCCTACGCCATCATGCTAATTTGAGCTGTTTATTTCAGTAATGTCCTCATTCTTTTTGTTGTATTCAAAACCAGGTTGACTAGcagtagagttattttcatagagttatgtcgtagagttagagttcagtttccaaaatcctgaattcaagattttggaaggcctaaatcctgaatttagaaatacaaaaagtatcctaaacatgcataaaagctaaccttaggcctaattaggcctaaacaaaagtttagcttttatgaatgttggcttccaaaatcttgaattcaggattttggagaCTTAACTTTAACTCTAGGATCGACTAGGACATAATTatctctatgaaaataactctaagaatagctgtccccatTCAAAACACCTTAAGCCAGTTATTAAATGCAAAACCTCTCCTacgaaattttaagcaagcaaTGAAGAGGGCAAATTGCCTgtatttgagaacaattatttaCCACTGTAGGTTTCCACTTCGTGTTCTGGACAATTCAAAGAGGACTTGTTTGTGCACTCATTCAGGGTTCAGGAACTTGGTCCCTTCTACACGACAATAATGACAATAAGCTCACACCTtaaggaaaaacaaataaaaatatgcacgATCGACTTAGTGTGCTCGACTTTATCATGAAAGCAAACCACGGTAAAActgaccgaaaaaaaaaagtagttcTTTTTCATTGCCACTTGAAAATCGTGTTGTTTTGGTTCTGGTTCGCTCAATTTCTTTTAAGACTTCTCTTAAATATGACTAATATCATTGTGTTTCGTGGTTATCACTGTTCCATGAAATTATTCTTAAGATAGATGAATATTCAAAACTGATTAGTTACGTTATCCCACTTTTTCAAGGATGTGTTGTCATCGAATTTTTCAGTCGTAGCACTTCAGTATGAGGCTGCGAACCATAAAATTAGGACTGACCTTTGCGTCTCTTTCGTTTGCGGCTTTTTTGATTGTAAGTCATATCTGCGTTTTCAGTCAGTATGAATGTCTCTCTGTTAGTACAACGGTCGAGTCATCTATGCATGCTTCACTGCAAAGGATTTCACTTCAAGAGTCACTACAGGACGCTCACCATTTATTGAGAGGACTAAATCATCACCTATGGCAAAAGAACTGCGTAAGGAAAATTGAAACGCTTTGCAATTTTCCAGTTTTTCCCAAGGCGCCGGATCAGCGCCATGTAATATACAAAACAGAAATCAAAGAACCAATATATGCAGCCACGGATGCTCATCGCTTGCTCGGTTTTTTGATTCCAAGCACAACTGGTGAATATCACTTTGGCGTGGCGTCGAACGGTTTTGCTGAAGTTTGGCTTAGCGGAAGTGAGAACTGGAGAACAGCAATACAGATCGCATCTGTTACGCCTTTACGTAAAAAATCTGAAATCTATAAATGGGAGTTCAATTCCTTTAAGACACAGATTTCATCCGGGATTCTCTTGGAAGCAAGAGCCAGGTATTACATTGAGATACTGTATGCCTTAGGTACACCGAACGAAACGGACAATTTTCTTCAGGTTACATGGAAACGACCTCAAGAGGCTAACTTTGAAGTCATCACTGGACACGAGTTGTCGCTGTTTacaaatgacataaaaatggcAAAGTATAAGGTATTTGACGATGATTTACCAATGGCACTTTCTTGTATCTCAAAGCTAAAACATGGTAACAATAATAAACACATGAGAATAGATCCAGAAAGGATACCTTTTTTAGAACACACAGCGGTAAATAAGGCATTGCCATACTGCGAATATCAACCGAGTTATGTCCTGACAGAGTCTCGACTGCAAGGTTTCAAACAGTTTGACGGAGTTAGACGTCACATACAGAGAACGTACATTTACCCCTTTCCGGTTGTCGATGGTATCATGCGATTGAAGAGAAGTTTCAATCTTTATTATGAATTCTCTTTGGATGAAGAAGAAGCATGGTCAATTGTGTACAGATACATGGAAGCAATTGAACTGAACTACTTTGGGTAAGTTTGCAAATTCCTGTTGTTTAAATACTTATCCGCTGAGGTGATCGAGGCATTAGCTAGCCGCGTAGATTTGAAACACCATCCCGGACCATACTGTAGGACCATATTGCAGGACTGTGGATTTTGTGCtccatgaaaacaacaacaaggccGCGTTGACTCGCATTTGTCTATAATGCTGTGGGATATCAAATTCTTTCCCTCTATGCCCTTAGTTATGTTAGATTTTTTACTGGCAAGACAGAACCTCAGCTTTTCAAATATGACACTCGCCGGTTTTTGAGGTGTTTGGGTTATTAATTAACCCAATAAATGTTGATTAAAAATAGAAGAGTAATCAGGTATTGGAGACATATTCATGTAAAAAAGCGTTCTCgggttaaaaattttaaaaaacgtaAGCTTTCGGCTTTCAGACTGCTGTAAATGCGCGAGATGGAAatatatgtgaaaaaaaaattgtaaaaacggTAAAAGGGAAAAATGCGCTAATCTAAAATAATAGTGTATTGTTTTAGCGAAGGCTTGTAGTTATTGTCGGCTTCATTAGTGTTAGCGGTGTGACAAGATTCCAAAGTTTCTCGGATTCGGAAGTTTCCCTTGTCAATTACTCTGGCATTGTTGAAATTAATCGAGTGATTGTTACGCCAAGCGTGAGCTGCAATATTAGAGCCAGTTTTCCATAGTTTTACATTTcgaatgtgttcctttttcctCGTTGAAAAACTTCTTCCAGTCTCACCAATGTAGCTCCAGGAAAAATCGGCGCAAGGGATTTTATACACCACAATGGTTTgaagtttttgttttaaagtctTGTGAGGTCTATTAAAAACGTTAATTACATTCTTTCGAAGAAAATCTGTAAGGGGTTCTGTGACACCACGAACATAAGGAAGGCAGGCCATCGCAATGGATTTATTTTCAATGAGATTGAAAAATCTTCTTTCGTGGGCGAGtaaccacaggcgccccaagctaaGTGTGAGGaacagccaacaaaaatataagtaTTTGTATGGGAATTCGGACAAAAGACcaagaagataattttacgaaaaattttcaattaaaaagccttccttcctgtgtggtttttttcAAGATTCGACGCGAATTGAGCCATTTTCAGTTCCTTGGCTGTCAACGGTTatagtaaaataccaaggctgagCACTGAATTCTCAGGAGCCTGACAAATTAACTCAAATATTCCTGCATAATTTAAATGTTCCTAGGCTTACAATTTCGCCGTtgaattcaagggcaaaggtttttcttttatttcaatcCGCTAGCCGGGCAATCGAAGCcctgtatacaaaaatttggttttatcaacggagttgataatgtaaattggccaccgtacagagattctaaaagctaagcttttagaatctctgtccTTGACGACGTTACCAAACAAAGGGAAACAACGATTCGTTACCAAGCcacaaacaaagactcgttGCCAAACCGAACTCAACGGTCACCGTGTGGTGTTCAAAGTGAAAGATGATCTTTTCCAtcgttttatcgtttcgtttaaGACACTTGGGAGTTTAAGGACGCGACGTTCttgagccgcggacggcaatcggaaatgaacatttcgcatgccagaaCAGTACTGTCTCGcagatttttaacctaatcatctctaatggaggaaagatacttagcaatgtaaaggTGTTagtgacaagacaagttaaaatgaaaaacagctcacctccggttgccgtccgtggctcaaaaacttcgtatgcttaaactccctactaacAGCCACCTGACGTCGCTGGCAGGGCTTCGATTGCGCAGCTAGTGgactgaaatgaaagaaaaacctttgcttTTGAATTCTACGGTGTAATTGTAagcgtgggaacattttaaccaggaatatttgactcagtTTTGTGGGCTCCAGTGTTCAGTTATGGCTCAATCCGCGtcgaatctgaaaaaaaaaaaaaaaacaggaaggaCGCcgcccacaatggcaataaggttaggctttatAATCTATAATTTTTTCATAAAATTTATCTTCTCCGgacttttatcgggattcccatacaaatccttatatttttggttggctttccctcacactgagcttggggtgcctgtgtaGTAACTTGATTAGAAAAAggttttgtccattttttcattctattttatttaattcaatatttatccTGCGATATCCAATTTAGCAGAGCTACAGTAGTTTAAATGGAGCCCTGAATTCTGATTATCTGATTTTCTGATTTATGGAAATGAAAGTAAAGgcagttttcaagaaaacagCGACAGCTTTAAAACCTGATatttaagaaaaagaagaccATTATAGGTGTTATGAAAATGTCAAGGGGTTTCATAATTTCTCAGCTATGACGAGACCCTTGATCGAAGCTCCGCAAGATTGATCGTATTTCATCTTTTCTCCTTGTAGGAGATACAGCTTGTTGTCCATCAGACGTGTAGAGAAAAAAGAAGACCGTAAGAAAGGAGCAGTGCGATACTTTCTCGAGGTTGTTGTCTCAGATGTCTTAACTGACAAAAAGTATATTTTGGCAGAGTACGTGTTTCAACCAAATGGGACGAGCTTGTGTTATCCCGTGGGCCTGCAATGGAATAGGACTGCGGATGTCTATCTCATCGTGACGGCCAAGAACCTTGGCCGGTGGATTCACCACTTTATCAAGAACGTGGAGAAGATCATTCAAGAATCAAGAGATGAACATTTACACGTGGTTGTATTCGATTTTGAAAGCCCGGATGTTAACTTGACAAATGTTTTCCAAAGATCTAGCCTGAAGAACTATCATTATATCACGAAGTCTGGAAACTATTCGCGCACAATTTCTTTTACGGAAGCCATAAACTCAATAAAGGACCCTAGCGCCATTGTTGTCACCTTAGACTTACATCTTGACATTGGAAGTCGGTTTATTAACGAAATACGCAAGGTACGTATGGGCTGAGAAGGCCCCGGACACACCTTAAACCCTTAATCCTCATAACCGActcactttgtttt includes these proteins:
- the LOC137970477 gene encoding uncharacterized protein — translated: MHASLQRISLQESLQDAHHLLRGLNHHLWQKNCVRKIETLCNFPVFPKAPDQRHVIYKTEIKEPIYAATDAHRLLGFLIPSTTGEYHFGVASNGFAEVWLSGSENWRTAIQIASVTPLRKKSEIYKWEFNSFKTQISSGILLEARARYYIEILYALGTPNETDNFLQVTWKRPQEANFEVITGHELSLFTNDIKMAKYKVFDDDLPMALSCISKLKHGNNNKHMRIDPERIPFLEHTAVNKALPYCEYQPSYVLTESRLQGFKQFDGVRRHIQRTYIYPFPVVDGIMRLKRSFNLYYEFSLDEEEAWSIVYRYMEAIELNYFGRYSLLSIRRVEKKEDRKKGAVRYFLEVVVSDVLTDKKYILAEYVFQPNGTSLCYPVGLQWNRTADVYLIVTAKNLGRWIHHFIKNVEKIIQESRDEHLHVVVFDFESPDVNLTNVFQRSSLKNYHYITKSGNYSRTISFTEAINSIKDPSAIVVTLDLHLDIGSRFINEIRKQCLGGKTVYAPYIVFLNCSGSSSTPKGHWYHYSFGTIAMHKKDWKTFGGFSEDFRNKITWGAEDWDLIDRAVKGGLEIERKRSPWVYHYHHTKDGMW